A region of uncultured Desulfobacter sp. DNA encodes the following proteins:
- the rplR gene encoding 50S ribosomal protein L18: MANTSPRLVARLKRKKRIRKNIFGNQERPRLSVFRTAKHIYAQVIDDTKGTTLVAASTLDKEYKDAPVEGKKLDVAKAVGNLIGKRAMDKGIRKVVFDRNGFLFHGRVKALSDGAREAGLEF, encoded by the coding sequence ATGGCAAATACATCACCAAGGCTGGTTGCTCGGCTTAAAAGAAAAAAACGGATTAGGAAAAATATATTTGGTAATCAGGAACGTCCTCGATTGAGCGTTTTTAGAACAGCCAAACATATTTATGCGCAGGTTATTGACGACACCAAAGGCACGACATTGGTTGCAGCGTCAACCCTTGACAAAGAATATAAAGACGCCCCTGTTGAGGGAAAAAAGCTGGATGTTGCAAAAGCGGTGGGCAACCTTATTGGCAAAAGGGCAATGGATAAAGGAATCAGAAAAGTCGTTTTTGACCGAAATGGTTTCCTTTTTCATGGACGAGTAAAAGCACTTTCTGACGGGGCCCGGGAAGCCGGTCTTGAATTCTAA
- the rplF gene encoding 50S ribosomal protein L6 — MSRIGKKPVQLPDKVQITLDGDTINVKGPKGSLDRKLHPAVNIEVSNQVLNVTTDTSDKKKVALQGLYRSLIFNMVHGVTQGYEKKLVLSGIGYRAETKGNNLILSVGYSNPVDFALPDGVTAAVDKNVEVTLAGIDKELLGQAAANIRAIRPPEPYKGKGIMYADERIIRKAGKTAGKD, encoded by the coding sequence ATGTCCAGAATAGGAAAAAAGCCGGTTCAGCTTCCCGATAAGGTTCAAATCACCCTTGATGGAGATACCATCAATGTCAAAGGGCCTAAAGGCAGTCTTGACCGTAAACTGCATCCGGCAGTGAATATTGAAGTTTCAAACCAGGTGTTGAATGTTACCACCGACACCTCTGATAAAAAGAAAGTGGCCCTGCAGGGACTTTATAGGTCTCTTATTTTTAATATGGTGCACGGCGTCACACAAGGTTATGAGAAAAAATTGGTACTATCCGGTATTGGGTACCGTGCTGAAACCAAAGGAAACAATCTGATACTGTCTGTGGGTTACTCAAACCCTGTGGATTTTGCCCTTCCAGACGGTGTGACAGCAGCGGTTGACAAAAACGTCGAAGTTACCCTTGCCGGTATTGATAAAGAGCTTTTGGGCCAGGCAGCAGCAAATATCAGAGCTATTAGACCTCCCGAGCCTTACAAAGGTAAAGGCATTATGTATGCTGACGAAAGAATTATCAGAAAAGCAGGTAAAACTGCTGGTAAAGATTAA
- the rpsH gene encoding 30S ribosomal protein S8, producing MATSDPIADMLTIIRNGGKAGLAKVDIPGSKIKLEMVRVLKEQGYIKDYKYLEDQTQGVIRVALKYVSEGEPTIFGIQRVSKPSCRVYAKSKNLKPVLNGLGISIISTSKGLMTDKQAKEAKVGGEILCNVW from the coding sequence ATGGCAACTAGTGATCCCATTGCAGACATGCTGACCATAATCAGAAATGGTGGTAAAGCCGGTCTGGCCAAGGTGGATATCCCCGGATCAAAGATCAAACTCGAAATGGTGCGGGTGCTGAAGGAACAAGGGTATATCAAAGATTACAAATATCTAGAAGACCAGACTCAGGGTGTTATCAGGGTGGCCTTGAAATATGTTTCAGAAGGCGAACCAACTATTTTTGGTATACAGCGTGTTAGCAAACCCTCGTGCAGAGTGTATGCTAAATCAAAAAATCTCAAGCCGGTATTAAATGGCTTAGGTATTTCCATCATTTCTACTTCTAAGGGGTTGATGACCGACAAGCAGGCAAAAGAAGCGAAGGTCGGCGGTGAAATTCTTTGTAACGTTTGGTAA
- a CDS encoding type Z 30S ribosomal protein S14, which translates to MAKKALIAKAQRKPKFGVRSYNRCPLCGRPRAFIRKAGICRICFRTLASQGKLPGVTKSSW; encoded by the coding sequence TTGGCTAAAAAAGCTTTAATCGCAAAGGCACAAAGGAAACCCAAATTCGGTGTCCGGTCTTATAATAGGTGCCCCTTATGCGGTAGACCACGTGCATTTATCAGAAAAGCTGGTATCTGCAGAATCTGTTTTAGAACCCTTGCCTCACAGGGTAAGCTGCCGGGCGTAACCAAGTCTTCTTGGTAA
- the rplE gene encoding 50S ribosomal protein L5, producing MTTLKEKYTNEVAPALTEEFKYTNQCQVPKLEKIVLNMGLGEAVRNPKIVETAAQELGLIAGQKAVITRAKKPIANFKLRADLPIGCKVTLRREKMYDFLDRLINIALPRVRDFKGISGKAFDGRGNYSLGITEHIIFPEIDYDKTDAIKGLNVTVVTTAQTDEEGKAFLKLMGMPFKN from the coding sequence ATGACTACGCTTAAGGAAAAGTATACCAATGAAGTGGCTCCCGCACTGACGGAGGAGTTTAAGTACACTAATCAGTGCCAGGTGCCCAAATTGGAAAAAATTGTACTGAATATGGGTCTTGGCGAGGCGGTCAGAAACCCGAAAATTGTTGAAACAGCAGCCCAGGAACTTGGATTGATTGCGGGCCAGAAAGCCGTTATCACCCGTGCAAAAAAACCCATTGCAAATTTTAAATTGCGGGCGGATCTTCCCATTGGCTGTAAAGTAACTCTTAGACGGGAAAAAATGTATGATTTTCTTGACAGACTGATCAACATTGCACTTCCCCGTGTAAGGGATTTTAAAGGAATTTCAGGGAAAGCATTTGATGGCCGCGGTAATTACAGTTTAGGTATCACGGAACATATCATTTTTCCTGAAATTGATTATGATAAGACCGACGCTATCAAGGGCCTCAATGTAACGGTTGTCACCACAGCCCAAACCGATGAAGAAGGAAAAGCATTTCTTAAATTAATGGGAATGCCCTTTAAAAACTAA
- the rplX gene encoding 50S ribosomal protein L24: MKIRIKKDDKVKVLTGKDKGKIGKVLKVVKKTNRIVVENINVVKVHQSPSQANPQGGIVEKPMPMDISNLMLMCNSCVKPTRIGIKQLEGGKRVRVCKKCNQQIDS; this comes from the coding sequence ATGAAAATAAGAATAAAAAAAGACGATAAAGTCAAGGTATTGACCGGCAAGGACAAAGGAAAAATCGGAAAGGTACTCAAAGTTGTGAAAAAGACCAATCGAATTGTTGTTGAAAACATCAATGTGGTCAAGGTTCACCAGAGTCCTTCCCAGGCAAACCCCCAGGGGGGAATTGTTGAAAAACCCATGCCCATGGATATATCTAATCTTATGCTGATGTGCAATTCCTGTGTAAAACCGACCCGTATCGGAATTAAACAACTGGAAGGTGGAAAACGGGTAAGAGTCTGCAAAAAATGCAATCAACAGATAGACTCATAA
- the rplN gene encoding 50S ribosomal protein L14 — MIQSETRLTVADNSGAKELYCIKVLGGSKRRYATIGDVIIVSVKEAIPNSKVSKGDVVRAVIVRTTKEISRPDGSSIRFDDNSAVVINKNNEPVGTRIFGPVARELRAKRFMKIISLAPDVL, encoded by the coding sequence ATGATTCAAAGTGAAACCAGACTGACAGTCGCTGACAATTCAGGCGCCAAGGAACTGTACTGCATTAAAGTTCTTGGCGGTTCTAAAAGAAGATACGCCACCATCGGAGACGTTATTATCGTTTCCGTTAAAGAGGCTATTCCCAACTCAAAAGTCAGCAAGGGAGATGTAGTCCGGGCCGTTATTGTCAGAACCACAAAAGAAATTTCCCGGCCCGACGGATCATCCATCCGTTTTGATGATAATTCCGCTGTTGTAATTAACAAAAATAATGAGCCGGTGGGAACCCGTATCTTCGGACCGGTGGCAAGGGAACTTCGCGCCAAGCGTTTTATGAAGATCATTTCCCTTGCACCGGACGTACTTTGA
- the rpsQ gene encoding 30S ribosomal protein S17 — protein sequence METTKKNKKELIGLIVSDKMDKSVVVRVERFVQHKVYKKFIKRYKKYQAHDEKNECRIGDEVKIIETRPLSKHKRFRITEIVNKAV from the coding sequence ATGGAAACTACAAAAAAAAATAAAAAAGAGCTGATTGGTCTGATCGTGTCCGACAAGATGGATAAGTCCGTGGTGGTCAGGGTTGAAAGATTTGTACAGCATAAGGTGTATAAAAAATTCATCAAACGCTACAAAAAATATCAAGCCCATGATGAGAAAAATGAATGCAGAATTGGTGACGAAGTCAAAATTATCGAAACCAGGCCGCTGAGTAAACACAAACGGTTTAGGATCACTGAAATTGTTAATAAAGCGGTTTAG
- the rpmC gene encoding 50S ribosomal protein L29, which yields MLKASEIREMDAGQIKDKIVELKKELFNLRFQNNVGQLSNTANLSGVKKDIARLYTISKEMNVKIS from the coding sequence ATGTTAAAGGCCAGTGAAATTAGAGAGATGGATGCAGGCCAGATTAAAGATAAAATCGTTGAGCTCAAAAAGGAACTTTTTAATCTTCGTTTCCAGAATAATGTTGGTCAGCTCTCGAATACAGCCAATCTGTCCGGTGTAAAAAAAGACATCGCCAGACTTTACACGATTTCCAAAGAAATGAACGTTAAAATTAGCTAA
- the rplP gene encoding 50S ribosomal protein L16, whose translation MLSPRNIKFRKQFRGRTKGTPTRGNTLSFGDFGLQAVECGYVNARQIEAARVAMTRKAKRQGKSWIRFFPDHPITKKPAEVRMGKGKGATDAWVARVKPGKILYEMEGVDRELAKEALRLAARKLSVKTRFVERRK comes from the coding sequence ATGCTGAGTCCCAGAAATATAAAGTTCCGTAAACAGTTTCGCGGTAGAACCAAAGGAACTCCCACGCGTGGAAATACGCTTAGCTTTGGAGATTTTGGACTTCAGGCAGTGGAATGCGGTTATGTGAATGCACGACAGATTGAGGCCGCCAGGGTTGCGATGACCAGAAAGGCAAAAAGGCAAGGTAAGAGCTGGATTCGTTTCTTTCCTGACCATCCCATTACCAAGAAACCGGCTGAAGTCAGGATGGGTAAAGGTAAAGGTGCAACTGACGCTTGGGTGGCAAGGGTAAAACCTGGCAAAATTCTCTATGAAATGGAAGGTGTTGACAGAGAATTGGCCAAAGAGGCCTTAAGGCTGGCCGCCAGAAAACTTTCCGTGAAAACTCGGTTTGTGGAAAGGAGAAAATAA
- the rpsC gene encoding 30S ribosomal protein S3, whose protein sequence is MGQKVNPTGLRLGIIRTWDSRWYADKEYASFVEEDFKVRKFLKQKLYHAGISKIEIERFSKQIRLRVFAARPGIIIGKKGAEIALLKSELEKMLNPEVLIDIKEVRRPETDAQLVAENIASQLEKRIAFRRAMKRSVSSAMRFGAKGIKIICSGRLGGAEMARTEWYKEGRIPLHTLRADVDYGFIEAKTTYGLIGIKVFIFKGEVLSPGEQTLATN, encoded by the coding sequence TTGGGCCAGAAAGTAAATCCTACCGGATTAAGATTAGGCATCATCAGGACCTGGGATTCCCGTTGGTACGCCGACAAAGAGTATGCAAGCTTTGTTGAAGAAGATTTCAAAGTAAGAAAATTTTTGAAACAGAAATTATACCACGCCGGAATTTCCAAGATTGAGATTGAGCGGTTTTCCAAACAGATCAGGCTTAGAGTTTTTGCAGCCAGACCAGGTATCATTATCGGCAAAAAAGGTGCAGAGATTGCCTTGCTGAAAAGTGAACTTGAAAAAATGCTCAATCCTGAAGTGCTGATTGATATTAAAGAGGTCAGAAGACCTGAAACCGATGCACAGCTTGTGGCAGAAAATATTGCAAGCCAACTAGAAAAACGCATCGCTTTTAGACGAGCAATGAAAAGAAGTGTTTCCTCTGCCATGAGATTTGGTGCAAAGGGTATCAAAATCATTTGCTCCGGTCGTCTGGGTGGTGCTGAAATGGCCAGAACCGAATGGTACAAGGAAGGCAGAATTCCGTTGCATACGCTTAGAGCAGATGTGGATTACGGATTCATTGAAGCCAAGACCACCTATGGACTCATCGGTATTAAGGTGTTCATATTCAAGGGTGAAGTTTTAAGCCCTGGTGAACAGACTCTGGCAACTAATTAG
- the rplV gene encoding 50S ribosomal protein L22, with the protein MEVKATTRYARISPLKLRLPISEIKGKNAGQALTLLKFMPLKAAGIMYKTLQSAVANAEHNNEMDVDKLVVKNVVVDHGPSMKRFRPRARGRAARILKRTSHITVVVEETV; encoded by the coding sequence ATGGAAGTTAAAGCGACTACAAGATATGCAAGAATTTCACCGTTAAAGCTTCGGCTGCCCATCAGCGAAATCAAGGGCAAAAACGCGGGACAGGCGCTGACTCTCTTGAAGTTCATGCCTTTAAAGGCTGCAGGTATAATGTATAAAACTCTGCAGTCTGCCGTTGCCAATGCTGAACATAACAACGAGATGGATGTGGATAAACTGGTAGTGAAAAATGTGGTTGTCGATCATGGACCATCCATGAAAAGGTTCAGGCCGCGGGCAAGGGGAAGAGCTGCCCGTATTCTAAAAAGAACCAGTCATATAACAGTGGTTGTAGAAGAAACCGTCTAG
- the rpsS gene encoding 30S ribosomal protein S19 — MPRSLKKGPYIASELLKKVLGGQKSNSNKVIKTWSRRSTILPEMVGTTLAVHNGKKFIPVFVTENMVGHKLGEFSPTRTYWGHAADKKAKR, encoded by the coding sequence ATGCCAAGATCATTAAAAAAAGGACCCTATATTGCGTCTGAGCTTCTGAAAAAGGTTTTAGGAGGTCAGAAGTCCAACAGTAATAAAGTTATCAAGACCTGGTCGCGCCGTTCCACAATATTACCTGAAATGGTCGGCACCACCCTTGCTGTTCATAACGGGAAAAAATTTATTCCTGTTTTTGTTACGGAAAACATGGTGGGGCATAAACTTGGTGAATTTTCACCCACAAGAACTTATTGGGGTCATGCCGCAGATAAAAAAGCAAAACGCTGA
- the rplB gene encoding 50S ribosomal protein L2: MSTIVKTKPTSPGRRAQEYLSFEEITKESPERRLTKNLNKRSGRNSYGRITAKHRGGGAKKKYRIIDFKRDKDGIPAKVSAIEYDPNRSARIALLTYADGEKRYILAPLDIKVGDILETGPDADIKPGNCLPLENIPTGTRIHNIELKQNKGGQIVRSAGGYARLMAKEGTYAQVLLPSGEVRMIHLKCKATVGRVGNEKHSDVSIGKAGRSRWLGKRPSVRGVAMNPVDHPMGGGEGRSSGGRQPCSPWGVPAKGKRTRNNARTDLFIVKRRAKRK, translated from the coding sequence ATGTCAACAATAGTTAAGACCAAGCCGACATCTCCGGGAAGACGCGCTCAAGAGTATCTTTCTTTTGAAGAAATTACAAAAGAAAGCCCTGAACGCAGGCTGACTAAAAATCTCAATAAACGGTCCGGCCGAAATTCCTACGGAAGAATTACCGCTAAACACAGAGGCGGTGGTGCTAAGAAAAAATATCGTATTATTGATTTCAAGCGGGACAAAGATGGTATCCCGGCCAAGGTTTCAGCAATTGAATATGATCCGAATAGATCTGCACGAATTGCTCTTCTGACCTACGCTGACGGAGAGAAAAGATACATTCTGGCGCCCCTTGATATCAAGGTAGGTGATATCCTTGAAACCGGTCCTGATGCTGACATCAAACCCGGTAATTGTCTGCCGCTTGAGAATATTCCCACCGGTACCAGAATTCATAACATAGAATTGAAACAGAACAAGGGTGGGCAGATTGTCAGAAGCGCCGGCGGATACGCCCGTCTCATGGCTAAAGAAGGTACCTATGCCCAGGTTCTGCTTCCCTCCGGTGAAGTCCGCATGATTCATCTTAAATGTAAAGCCACTGTCGGACGTGTGGGAAATGAAAAACACAGCGACGTAAGTATTGGTAAAGCCGGACGTAGTAGATGGCTTGGAAAACGGCCCTCTGTTCGTGGTGTTGCCATGAACCCGGTGGATCATCCCATGGGTGGTGGCGAAGGGCGTTCTTCTGGTGGTCGTCAACCCTGTTCTCCATGGGGTGTGCCTGCCAAGGGTAAAAGAACCCGCAACAACGCCAGAACAGATCTTTTTATTGTTAAAAGAAGGGCTAAAAGGAAATAG
- the rplW gene encoding 50S ribosomal protein L23, with the protein MIEYDILRGPVVTEKTTLQRELLNQVTFKVAKDANRVEIKNAVEKAFNTQVKQVRTVQVKGKVKQRGRIIGKRKDWKKAVVTLMPGQRIDFFEGV; encoded by the coding sequence ATGATTGAATATGACATTCTTCGTGGACCTGTGGTTACTGAAAAAACCACCCTTCAAAGAGAGTTGCTTAACCAGGTTACTTTTAAAGTGGCTAAGGATGCCAACAGGGTTGAAATAAAAAATGCTGTTGAAAAAGCGTTCAATACCCAGGTCAAGCAGGTCAGAACCGTACAGGTCAAAGGCAAAGTAAAGCAGCGTGGCAGAATTATCGGCAAAAGAAAAGATTGGAAAAAAGCCGTTGTCACCCTGATGCCCGGACAACGAATTGATTTTTTTGAAGGTGTGTAA
- the rplD gene encoding 50S ribosomal protein L4: MAAVDVLNSAGAKVSEVELPDEIFSIPVKTSVLHEVVRSQLVSKREGTAASKTRGMVSGSTRKLFRQKGTGNARAGSIKSPLRKGGGVIFGPSPRSYEIRVPKKVRKLALKMALSSKVSDSQLFVIDSLELEDIKTKVLANILSVLNLDDLLIVSDTDDTKLALSSRNIPDVKVIKTEGLNVYDILKFKNLLIVESSIENIKGRLS, translated from the coding sequence ATGGCTGCTGTAGATGTATTAAACAGTGCAGGCGCTAAAGTGTCTGAAGTTGAGCTGCCTGACGAAATTTTCAGCATACCGGTCAAAACAAGTGTTCTTCACGAAGTCGTTCGGTCCCAGCTCGTTTCAAAACGAGAAGGGACCGCTGCGTCTAAGACCAGGGGTATGGTTTCGGGTTCAACAAGGAAATTATTTAGGCAAAAAGGAACCGGGAACGCCCGGGCCGGAAGCATAAAATCACCTCTGCGCAAAGGTGGTGGTGTTATCTTTGGCCCCAGCCCAAGATCCTATGAAATAAGAGTTCCCAAAAAAGTCAGAAAGCTCGCGCTTAAAATGGCTCTAAGCTCAAAGGTTTCTGACAGCCAACTTTTTGTCATTGATTCGCTGGAACTCGAAGATATCAAAACAAAGGTGTTGGCTAATATACTTTCAGTACTGAATCTTGATGATCTTCTTATTGTTTCAGACACCGACGATACAAAACTTGCTCTGTCCTCCAGAAACATTCCGGATGTTAAGGTGATTAAAACCGAAGGTCTTAATGTGTATGACATTTTAAAGTTTAAAAACCTTCTGATCGTTGAATCCAGCATTGAAAACATCAAAGGGAGATTGAGCTAA
- the rplC gene encoding 50S ribosomal protein L3 produces MNGLLGKKIGMTNVFASDGQLVPVTVLQVGPCVVTQIKTEETDGYTALQLGFDEKPVERLNKPIAGHLKKATEKGFRVLREFRKESVEDIESGAIIGVDMFSIGDKVTVTGISKGRGFQGTIKRHGFSRGPETHGNRNHRKPGSIGNSAWPAKVIKGKRLPGHQGVDKVTVKNLIIVDIKHNDNLILVKGAVPGFKTGVVEVRKADVKK; encoded by the coding sequence ATGAATGGATTGCTTGGAAAAAAAATCGGAATGACCAATGTGTTTGCCTCCGATGGACAGCTCGTTCCTGTTACAGTGCTGCAGGTTGGCCCCTGTGTCGTAACCCAGATTAAAACGGAAGAAACAGACGGGTATACAGCCTTGCAGCTTGGGTTTGATGAAAAGCCGGTTGAGCGCTTGAATAAACCCATTGCAGGGCATTTAAAGAAAGCAACGGAAAAGGGATTTCGGGTTTTAAGGGAATTCAGAAAAGAGTCGGTTGAAGATATAGAGTCTGGCGCCATCATCGGCGTTGATATGTTTTCCATTGGTGATAAAGTAACTGTGACCGGGATTTCAAAAGGGCGTGGTTTCCAGGGAACCATCAAGCGTCACGGATTTTCCAGAGGACCTGAAACCCATGGTAACCGAAATCACAGAAAGCCAGGTTCCATCGGTAACTCTGCATGGCCCGCAAAGGTAATCAAAGGAAAAAGATTACCTGGTCACCAGGGTGTTGATAAGGTAACGGTAAAAAATTTAATAATTGTAGATATTAAGCACAACGACAATCTTATCCTTGTAAAAGGAGCTGTTCCCGGTTTTAAAACGGGTGTTGTTGAGGTGCGCAAAGCTGATGTAAAAAAATAA
- the rpsJ gene encoding 30S ribosomal protein S10, which translates to MLKTKIRIRLKAYDHKLLDQSSVDIVDTARKTGARIVGPVPLPTRINKFTVLRSPHVNKKSREQFEIRTHKRMMDILEPTQQTVDALMKLDLSPGVDVEIKL; encoded by the coding sequence ATGTTGAAGACTAAAATAAGAATTAGGCTTAAAGCTTATGATCATAAGTTGCTTGATCAGTCTTCAGTAGATATTGTTGATACGGCAAGGAAGACCGGCGCCAGAATTGTGGGGCCGGTTCCCTTACCTACACGGATCAACAAGTTTACTGTGTTGCGTTCTCCTCACGTTAATAAAAAATCCCGTGAGCAGTTTGAAATCAGAACGCATAAAAGAATGATGGATATCCTTGAGCCTACACAGCAGACAGTGGATGCGTTGATGAAACTTGACCTGTCCCCAGGCGTGGATGTAGAAATTAAATTATAG
- the tuf gene encoding elongation factor Tu: MAKEKFERNKPHVNIGTIGHIDHGKTTLTAAITKLCGMKGHAEYVPFDEIDKAPEERERGITIATAHVEYETDNRHYAHVDCPGHADYIKNMITGAAQMDGAILVVSADDGPMPQTREHILLARQVGVPKIVVFLNKCDMVDDEELIELVEMELQELLDTYEFPGDETPIIRGSALKALECESVDAEEAKPIFELLDTLDSYVPEPERDTAKPFLMPIEDVFSISGRGTVVTGRIERGIIKTGEEIEIVGIRDTAKTVCTGVEMFRKLLDEGQAGDNVGLLLRGTKRDQVERGQVVCKPGTITPHTKFKAEMYALSKEEGGRHTPFFTGYRPQFFFRTTDITGVLTLDEGVEMIMPGDNATINVELINPIAMEKELRFAIREGGRTVGAGVVGEIVE, translated from the coding sequence ATGGCTAAGGAGAAATTTGAGCGGAACAAACCGCATGTGAACATCGGAACAATTGGGCATATCGACCATGGTAAAACCACTCTGACTGCGGCGATAACCAAGCTTTGTGGTATGAAGGGTCATGCGGAATATGTTCCCTTTGATGAAATTGACAAGGCTCCGGAAGAAAGAGAGCGCGGCATCACCATTGCGACCGCCCATGTTGAATATGAAACCGACAACCGTCATTATGCGCATGTTGATTGCCCGGGCCATGCTGATTATATCAAAAATATGATCACCGGTGCTGCCCAGATGGATGGTGCTATTCTTGTTGTGTCCGCCGATGACGGCCCTATGCCCCAGACCCGTGAGCACATTTTGCTTGCCCGTCAGGTTGGTGTGCCCAAGATCGTTGTTTTTCTGAATAAATGCGACATGGTCGATGACGAAGAGCTGATTGAGTTAGTGGAAATGGAGCTGCAGGAGCTTCTTGATACCTATGAGTTCCCGGGTGATGAAACCCCGATCATTCGTGGTTCTGCACTTAAAGCTCTGGAATGTGAAAGTGTCGACGCAGAAGAAGCAAAGCCCATTTTTGAGCTTCTTGATACCCTTGACTCCTATGTTCCTGAGCCCGAGAGAGATACAGCAAAACCCTTCCTGATGCCCATCGAAGACGTATTCTCCATTTCTGGCCGCGGCACAGTTGTTACGGGTCGTATTGAACGTGGCATTATCAAGACCGGAGAAGAAATTGAAATCGTAGGTATCAGAGATACTGCCAAAACAGTATGCACCGGTGTTGAAATGTTCAGAAAGCTTCTGGATGAAGGCCAGGCTGGGGATAATGTTGGTTTGTTGCTGCGTGGTACGAAGCGTGACCAGGTTGAGCGTGGCCAGGTTGTTTGCAAGCCCGGAACTATTACTCCGCATACCAAGTTTAAAGCAGAAATGTACGCTTTGAGTAAAGAAGAAGGCGGTCGTCATACCCCGTTCTTTACCGGATACAGGCCCCAATTTTTCTTTAGAACCACCGATATTACGGGTGTTTTGACGCTTGACGAAGGTGTTGAAATGATTATGCCTGGTGATAATGCTACCATTAACGTCGAATTGATCAACCCCATCGCCATGGAAAAGGAGCTTCGTTTCGCTATTCGTGAAGGTGGCCGTACAGTTGGTGCCGGTGTTGTTGGTGAAATTGTAGAATAA
- the rpsG gene encoding 30S ribosomal protein S7, whose protein sequence is MAEKIVFKESFMQDATQGEKLAAKFVNCVMKDGKKNAARSVVATALMIAEDKVGEPALAVFKKAIDNIRPSVEVKSRRIGGSTYQVPTDIKPGRQTALAFRWLINFSRNRSEKGFANKLAAELMDAYNERGGAIKKREDTHKMAEANKAFAHFRW, encoded by the coding sequence ATGGCGGAAAAAATTGTTTTTAAAGAAAGTTTCATGCAGGATGCCACGCAGGGGGAGAAGCTTGCTGCCAAGTTTGTCAACTGCGTTATGAAAGACGGCAAAAAGAATGCTGCCCGGAGCGTTGTGGCAACTGCGTTGATGATTGCTGAGGATAAAGTTGGCGAACCTGCTCTGGCAGTGTTTAAAAAAGCGATTGATAATATCAGGCCTTCAGTCGAAGTGAAATCAAGAAGGATCGGCGGGTCTACCTATCAGGTTCCTACTGATATTAAGCCCGGTCGTCAAACGGCTCTTGCCTTCAGGTGGCTTATCAATTTCAGCAGAAATCGTTCCGAAAAAGGGTTTGCAAATAAGCTTGCTGCTGAGTTGATGGACGCTTATAACGAGCGTGGTGGAGCAATCAAGAAAAGAGAAGATACACATAAAATGGCTGAAGCGAACAAGGCATTTGCCCATTTTAGGTGGTAG
- the rpsL gene encoding 30S ribosomal protein S12 — translation MPTINQLVRNGRKKSEKKVSTPALKGGPQKRGVCTRVYTSTPKKPNSALRKVARVRLTTGMEVAAYIPGMGHNLQEHSVVLVRGGRVKDLPGVRYHIVRGALDTLGVDDRRQGRSKYGAKRPK, via the coding sequence ATGCCGACCATAAATCAATTGGTAAGAAATGGTAGAAAGAAATCTGAAAAAAAGGTTAGTACGCCTGCGTTGAAGGGCGGACCGCAGAAGCGCGGAGTCTGCACCAGGGTGTATACTTCTACTCCTAAAAAGCCGAACTCAGCTTTGCGGAAGGTTGCAAGAGTTCGTTTGACGACCGGTATGGAAGTCGCAGCCTATATTCCGGGTATGGGGCATAATCTCCAGGAGCACTCCGTTGTTCTGGTCAGGGGGGGGAGAGTAAAGGACCTTCCCGGTGTGCGCTATCATATTGTCAGGGGCGCCCTTGATACGCTGGGTGTGGATGATCGTCGTCAAGGACGTTCAAAATATGGTGCCAAACGTCCCAAGTGA